A stretch of DNA from Streptomyces venezuelae:
GCCCGCCGGCTCCCGGGTCCGGTGACCACGATGACCACCACCCTCGCCACCCGGGCAGCCGACCACCAGCTCATCCAGATCACCGGCGGCCTGCGACTCGCCGGCCGGATCCGCGTCCAGGGCAGCAAGAACATCGCCCTCCACCTCTACGCCGCCACCGTCCTGGCCGACACCACCCTCGTCCTGCACCAGGCGCCCGCGATCCTCGACACCGGCGTCTGCGCGCAGATCCTCACCCACACCGGCACCCACACCCACGCCCCCGGCGACGGCACCTTCCACGTCGTACCCACCCCGCGCCTGCGGCCGGTCATCCACCACGGCCTCGGCGCCAAGGTCCGCACCACCGCGGTCCTGGCCGCCGCCGTCCTCGCCCGCGCCGGGCACGTGGACTTCCCCATCCCCGGCGGAGACGCCTTCTGCCCGCGCCTCATCGACCGCCACCTCGCCGCCATGGAAGCCGCCGGCGCCCAAGTCACGGTCGACGAGCACGGCCGCAGCATCCACGCCGCCCTCCCCGCGGGCCGCGCGCTGCGCCCGTTCCGGGTGGACGTCTCCACCCCCTACGGCCCCTCCCTCGGGGCGACGGTCAGCGCGCTGCTTTTGGCCGCCCGGATCCCCGGGGAGTCCCTGATCACGAGCCCGAGCATCGAGCCGGAGGTCACCGAGACCCTCCGATTCCTCGCCGAGCGCGGCGTACGGGCCGCCTGGGACGACGACGGCCTCCACGTCCACGGCGCCGACCGGATCGAGGGCGGCCACTTCACGATCGCCGGGGACCGTATCGAGGCCGCGACAATGATCATGGCCACGGCCGCCACCGGCGGCGTCATCGAACTCGACGGCATCACGCTTCCCGAACTCCCCGAGACCCAGCGTCAGGTCCTCGCCGACGCGGGCCTGATCCTCACCTCCCACGACGGCGGCATCCGGGCCACCGTCGCAACGGGCGGCCTGCGCGCGGTGCGGGCCCGCACCGGACCGCACCCCGGCCTGCCCACCGACAGCGCACCGCAACTCGCCGCCCTGCTCACCCAAGCAACCGGAACCAGTCACGTCTTCGAGGCCGTCTACCCCCAGCGCGACACCCACGTCGCACCCCTGCGCGCCTTCGGCGCCGACATCACCGCCGATGGGCAGGACATCCGCATCCGCGGCCTGGCCCGGCTGCGGGCGGCCAACGTGCAGGCGGCGGACATCCGGGCGGTGACCGCCCTGCTGATTGCCGCCCTCGCGGCAGACGGCACCTCTACGATCGGCGGCATGTACCACCTGGCGCGCGGCTACGGCCGCCTGCTGCCCAACCTGGCCGCGCTGGGTGCCGACATCACCACCACCGCCGCGGAGGCATGAACCCGATGACGCTCGTCCCGTTCACGTCCGACGACACCGCCCGCCTCACCGAAGCCCTCGACCAAACCGTCACCGACGGCGCCACCCCCGGCGGCGTCATCGCCCTCGGCACCCTCGGCGAGCCTCCGCGCTTCCTGAAGGCCGGCCGGATCGCCGACGAGCTCGGCGACACCGCCCCGGGCCCGGACACCGTCTACGACATCGCGTCCCTCACGAAGGTCGTCGCCACCTGGCCGCTCGTCTGCCAGGCCTT
This window harbors:
- a CDS encoding UDP-N-acetylglucosamine 1-carboxyvinyltransferase codes for the protein MTTTLATRAADHQLIQITGGLRLAGRIRVQGSKNIALHLYAATVLADTTLVLHQAPAILDTGVCAQILTHTGTHTHAPGDGTFHVVPTPRLRPVIHHGLGAKVRTTAVLAAAVLARAGHVDFPIPGGDAFCPRLIDRHLAAMEAAGAQVTVDEHGRSIHAALPAGRALRPFRVDVSTPYGPSLGATVSALLLAARIPGESLITSPSIEPEVTETLRFLAERGVRAAWDDDGLHVHGADRIEGGHFTIAGDRIEAATMIMATAATGGVIELDGITLPELPETQRQVLADAGLILTSHDGGIRATVATGGLRAVRARTGPHPGLPTDSAPQLAALLTQATGTSHVFEAVYPQRDTHVAPLRAFGADITADGQDIRIRGLARLRAANVQAADIRAVTALLIAALAADGTSTIGGMYHLARGYGRLLPNLAALGADITTTAAEA